In the genome of Thunnus thynnus chromosome 6, fThuThy2.1, whole genome shotgun sequence, the window ATGAGGACTACATGCAAAACAATTACAGAGTATGTCTAAAAGAATCTTTACACACTAAATAAGGCAAGCCCAATAACAACTGTTGCAAGCAACCATTTCAACAGTTGAATGATCATAGAGCGAGAAAATGTATTGCAATGTGATGGCTTTTAAAAATTAtggttgttgtgttgttttcagaaacagaaattaaagtaatgaaaacagaatattgatttgattttcatttcaaaatctacaaacaaaaaggcattttttgttttactggccagaaacagcagatacaacatttataaaggacttgattttccttctcgcctttgtaaaacagaaaataaaatagttaacTAATGTATGAACTGTAGCACTCGGGAATACGAAGGTGTACTTATCTCACGCGGGAGGGTGGATTAGTAAAATGGTCTTTGAACATTCTATCAGCAATAAAGTAAACTACTCttattattgaaataaatagcttctctctctctctctctctctctcacctctctccaCGCCTCCGCGGTGCTGAAAGACGCACAGCAGCGGCTACTTTTCAACTGCTTTCTTATTGTAACgataaataaaagctaaatgAAGTTCTTTATAAATGTTGTATCTGCCATTTATGACTATGAAatctatttacatttttcatttttttcatgctgccAGCACGGCAAATTGGCTGGTGCCCCTGGGCACTTGCCTGATTCAATATATGGATAATCCAGCCCAGTTTGGCTCAGCTATGACTCTAAGTATAGAATGTGTACCATGTGGGGCTTGGGAATGTTTGCTTTCAAGGGCCCAGCTTGTATCCCATTTTTGCCAACATTTGGCCCCCATGACATACTTGGGGCTTAAATGGATCCAGTGAACAAATATTCACTTGCTTTGCTCAAATGGGACTTAAATGTCCCCCATCTAACCCATGTTAAGCCCACATGGACATGTTGGTGGGGACTCTCTTCTTGCTAACTTGTTcttgtaaacaacaacaaaacacattatttttctaACTCCGTAAGTAATCTTGCAGCTTTCCCTGCAGGATCCCAATATGTTTACAGTATTGACAAAGTGCTGACTGAATTATGTCTCTGTTCCGCTTTAGAGGATCTGATGAGGGAGCACATGTATTGTGAGCTCACAGGAAAAAGAACTCAACATCAGATTCCTAGTCCTTCAACCTTCCTCAGCCCCCCATTTACTGTATCAGGTAAGAGAACTTTTGCGgttacacacagaaacaaaaccaaCTGAACATATCACTGACCAGTCCATTGTATGACCTGGAACCTAAATTGCAATTGTGTGTGCAGACTTTCGTATGCAGGTGACGTTGTTGTACCACGGACAGAGGGTGACGAGAGTGATCACCAGGAGTCCCGATGGATGCTTTATCCTGCAGGGTCGTGTTCCCTTGGGAAATGAACGGATATATGGACCCTGCAGTGCCCAGCAGCTCTCCTTCCCTTCCCCGAACTCCATATCCCTGCCACCGAGCATGGTTGAAGCGATGAACCGCCTTCTTTGTCATTTGGAGAGGGGCGTGTTATTATGGGTGGCCCCAGATGGGGTGTTCATCAAGCGGTTCTGCCAGGGCAGGGTGTACTGGAGCGGTCCCATGGCCCAACACACCGACCGACCCAACAAACTGGAGCGAGAGAAGACCTTCAAACTGCTTGATGTAGCCACATTTCTGAGTGGTAAGACAGTGTTTAGCAGAATAAAAGCTACTTAAAAAGCAGATTGAATTCAGTTAGTCATGTAAATCCAAATGTGTTTATACATTCAGTCTGAATATACCAATTCATATTTGTGCAGAGCTTCAGAGCTGTTTACAAGGGAAGGGACCTACACCTTCTTATGGCATTGAGCTCTGCTTTGGAGAGGAGTATCCAGACCCAAACATACCTAAAAGCAGGAAGCTGATCATGACACAGGTGGGTCAcaattaatatataattattaatattcaaTATGTTGGAAAAAGGGtcaatcattcatttatttttttttgctgaaacacATTTACTCTGAATGCATATGTGTAGATTCTGGGTGTAGACAAGGtgtcatatttaaatttttgatttcatgtttgTAGATCAGGAATTGACTGTAGAAATAGTTTACTTCTCCTCTCACAGTCTCACACCTGtagatttttgtcatttaaatttgtatcttttgtttaaatttttgTATGAAGTGACGGAAAGCAGAGTTGCATTCAGACAAGAGAAATGTGTCGGTGTGATTTGCTTTTTCTTAAACGCCAAACACTATGAGTTACAATTATGTCAAATCTTTGGTGTTCAATCCACGGTGAATACTCCCTGTCAAGTCGAAGTGTAGCGGTAGTATTTTCAACCACCAATAGAGGTCCTCCTAAGCGTACTGATTGGGCGCTGCACTGTGTCCTGTTTGCCAGGTGGTGCCCTTGTTTGCGGTAGAGCTGCTGCAGAGGTTCAACTTGGGGGAGACCGAGGAAAAGCGTCCGACTCTTACCATCAACATAGACGGAGAGAAGATGTAAGAATGCTGGGAAGAGCCACCCTGCGCCAGAGCAGGCATGAACAATGTACAAGTGAAGCTGTATTCCTTCCCTGTCATCATCACAAACGACAGCCTAAGGGCAGAgcaaaaaatacagagaatCGTCAGTGGAGATGTATATATGATGAATCTATTTGTAATGCATCAAGGGAAATTTAATGTAATGTCCTTTATTATTACCttgtaattgattttttttctctgtccacCATGCAGCTAGACTTGCAAGAGTTTAATGTCAGCAAATAAAATATGCTAACATGTATGTTGACTTTTCACCACACTTTTTTGTCAATCTCATATTTGTCATATATATTAAATGATAATTTAACTGTATAGTACTTTACAATGCAAGCAGGGAATAAATTGACACCTTTAATTAAATCTATAAagcttttttcctttatttctaGCGAACATCATATaacagattcacaatttttaaaaatatacatttttgtagctataacatttaaaaagaaaaatcaacaggtaaagttttctttttgaaaataaaaaaacaaacacaaaaactaaaGTGAGAGAGTGTGCTGAATCAGAGGAGATACCCGTATCTGAGTTTAAAATACTTTCATCATTTTCCCTGCCttcaaacatatacagtacgtAAAAAATGAGATGGGAACAGAAGCGTACAGTACATGGGGGTCAAGAGTATTCACAAAGCATCATCTTCCAACGTGTTATTAG includes:
- the irf10 gene encoding interferon regulatory factor 10, giving the protein METGVKMHLKEWLVAQVDSGQYEGLSWEDEDKTMFRIPWKHAAKKDYKQTEDAALFKAWAVYKGKYREGKDKADPTMWKTRLRCALNKSTDFQEVPERNQLDITEPYKVYRIHYDTGPTKPAESPQIKDQVIIQAKKSPVSHSFLDKQLHYQNESFQVNKEEEKPLTEDLMREHMYCELTGKRTQHQIPSPSTFLSPPFTVSDFRMQVTLLYHGQRVTRVITRSPDGCFILQGRVPLGNERIYGPCSAQQLSFPSPNSISLPPSMVEAMNRLLCHLERGVLLWVAPDGVFIKRFCQGRVYWSGPMAQHTDRPNKLEREKTFKLLDVATFLSELQSCLQGKGPTPSYGIELCFGEEYPDPNIPKSRKLIMTQVVPLFAVELLQRFNLGETEEKRPTLTINIDGEKM